The DNA window GCCAGATACTCAGGTTGGCGTTTGCCTCGCTTCGGGGTGGCCAAACTCAGCACTCTGGCGCCCCCCAGCGTTTGGCGAGCGCCAATATCACGTAGCACCAGCCGATCGTTTTCCGCCAACCAGAGTGGACGATCGAGGATCAGCTCTGCCAGCCCCTCATTGAGCAGCGAAACTCGCCCGGTGATATGGCTGGCGGCATGATGCAGATGCAGCGGTTGCCAGTGTTTTATCGGTTGGTCAGCATCCAGTGCGACCAAAATGCGCTCGGCAGCGGCCAGCGGCTTTTGCGCCAGCAGCCAGTCACCGCGCGCCACCTGTTCTTTACTGACGTCACCACTGATATTCAGTGCGATACGCTGCCCGGCCTGCGCCTGCTCAACCGGTTGGTTCTGCGCGTGCAGGCCTCGTACCCGCACCGGGGTATCGGCACCGGTCAGCCACAGCTGATCACCCACGGCGACTTGCCCACCCAATGCGGTACCGGTCACCACCAGACCCGCGCCTTTAACGCTGAACGCGCGATCCACCGCCAGACGGAAGCGACGGGTTAACGCATGTTCGTCAGGCTGCAACGCCAGCAGATGCGCGCGCAGCGCGTCGATTCCCCGCGCCTGTAGCGTCGCAGTGACGAACATGGGCACCTGATGCCAACCCTGGTGCGCCAGTTCGTCACTTAGCTGACGTCGTACTTCTTCAATGCGGGCTTCATCCACCCGATCGGCCTTGGTCAGCGCCACCGTCAGCGCTGGCTGGCCGCTCAACCGCAGTATCGCCAGGTGCTCGCGGGTTTGCGCCATCACGCCGTCGTCGCAGGCCACCACCAGCAGCGCATGGTCAATGCCGCCAACGCCTGCCAGCATATTGGCGAGGAATTTTTCATGACCTGGCACGTCGATAAAGCCCAGCACCCGGCCATCGGGCTGCGGCCAGTAGGCATAGCCCAGATCCAGGGTCATGCCGCGGCGTTTCTCCTCCGGCAGGCGATCGGCGTTGATCCCGGTGATCGCCTGCAGCAGGGTGGTTTTGCCATGATCGACATGACCGGCGGTAGCGATAATCATGCGCTCAGCGCCTCAATCAATGCGTCTTCCTGCTCCAGACAGCGTAGATCCAGCCACAGCCTGCCGTCGTTAATCCGGCCAATCACTGGCTGCGGCAGAGCGCGCCAGCGTTCCGCCAATGCTTCCAGCGTTGCGCCACGGCCGTCCTGCGGCGTAAAGGTCAATGCATAGCTGGGTAGCCGATCCACCGGCAATGAACCGCTACCGATCTGCGACCAGCACGGCTCGGCACGCAACTGGAAATGCCCGGTAAACTGCGGCGTCAGCATCTGTAACAGTCGCTCGGCGGCATCCTGCATCGCCTGTTGTGGACGTGTCAGCAGCCGCAGCGTCGGCAACTGTTGCCCCAGCAGTTCGGGTTGTTGATAGAGCCGTAAGGTGGCCTCCAGCGCCGCCAGCGTCAGTTTGCCGACGCGCAGCGCACGCTTTAACGGATGCTGCTGCAACCTGGCAATCAGCGCCTTTTTACCGAC is part of the Serratia quinivorans genome and encodes:
- the selB gene encoding SelB translation factor, whose protein sequence is MIIATAGHVDHGKTTLLQAITGINADRLPEEKRRGMTLDLGYAYWPQPDGRVLGFIDVPGHEKFLANMLAGVGGIDHALLVVACDDGVMAQTREHLAILRLSGQPALTVALTKADRVDEARIEEVRRQLSDELAHQGWHQVPMFVTATLQARGIDALRAHLLALQPDEHALTRRFRLAVDRAFSVKGAGLVVTGTALGGQVAVGDQLWLTGADTPVRVRGLHAQNQPVEQAQAGQRIALNISGDVSKEQVARGDWLLAQKPLAAAERILVALDADQPIKHWQPLHLHHAASHITGRVSLLNEGLAELILDRPLWLAENDRLVLRDIGARQTLGGARVLSLATPKRGKRQPEYLAWLAALAKADDDRQVLALHLPNGALDLAAFAWARQLTAGELAALLVSRELLIAGDMALAQENVQQGQQRLLQVLADYHQQHSDQLGLGRARLRRMALPQLAEPLVFMMIDRLLAEGLINNTRGWLHLPEHGLAFSAEELALWEIIEPRFGDEAWWVRDLATELGEDEARIRVTLRKAAQLGHVTAVVVDRYYLSQRIEQFAALIRELDVEQGSTNAADFRDRLGVGRKLAIQVLEFFDRSGFTRRKGNQHLLRDSGLYTRHT